A genomic segment from Malus domestica chromosome 05, GDT2T_hap1 encodes:
- the LOC103444719 gene encoding uncharacterized protein, which translates to MSLDSHIERVLWTPDQIATRVFDLAAQISADLSPFSEPPAPALVGVATGAFLFLADLARQIPLPVTVDFIRAESYGSGTQSNGFPTISFDLKLDVTGRHVVLVEDIVDTGTTIAHLIAHMESKGASSVSVCTFLDKPSRRKVDFQLLSKGKFYRGFECPDYFVVGYGMDFAERYRNLPYIGVLKPELYK; encoded by the exons ATGTCCTTGGACTCTCACATAGAGAGGGTCCTCTGGACTCCGGACCAAATCGCCACCCGTGTCTTCGACCTCGCCGCCCAGATCTCCGCCGATCTCTCCCCCTTCTCCGAACCCCCTGCCCCTGCCCTCGTAGGCGTCGCCACCGGCGCCTTTCTCTTCCTCGCCGACTTGGCCCGCCAAATCCCCCTCCCCGTCACCGTCGACTTCATCCGCGCCGAATCCTACGGCTCCGGGACCCAGTCCAATGGCTTCCCCACGATCTCCTTCGACTTGAAGCTCGACGTCACCGGCCGCCACGTCGTCCTG GTTGAGGACATTGTGGATACGGGGACTACAATCGCGCATCTGATTGCGCACATGGAATCGAAAGGTGCTTCGTCTGTGTCGGTCTGCACATTTCTGGATAAACCATCGAGACGGAAGGTTGATTTTCAGCTTCTCAGCAAGGGAAAATTCTACCGCGGTTTCGAG TGTCCAGATTACTTTGTTGTGGGCTATGGAATGGACTTTGCTGAACGTTACAGGAACTTACCATACATAGGTGTTTTGAAGCCGGAGCTGTATAAGTGA
- the LOC103444718 gene encoding DEAD-box ATP-dependent RNA helicase 39: MGGVSRTLLTFSFSSNLFALSRLPAAKCFSLIKPTRVLTGFRPLCTATATTTTASPASAVDFEDEEVQPLKHSLLLERLRLRHLKSNAKPQARTGGGNSIGDAQRQSDEGLGRSESRKKREVGSFGELGVSEEVMAAVREMGIEVPTEIQCIGIPAVLEGKTVVLGSHTGSGKTLAYMLPLAQLLRRDEAENGIQMKPRRPRAVVLCPTRELSEQVFRVSKFVSHHARFRSTMVSGGGRLRPQEDSLNNPIEMVVGTPGRVLQHIEDGNLVYGDIKYLVLDEADTMFDRGFGPDIRKFLVPLKHRASKPGGQGFQTVLVSATMTKAVQNLIDEEFQGILHLRTSSLHKKIASARHDFVKISGSENKLESLLQVLEPSLAKGNRVMVFCNTLSSSRAVDHFLNENQISTVNYHGEVPAEQRVENLKRFKSNDGDCPTLVCTDLAARGLDLDVDHVIMFDFPLNSIDYLHRTGRTARMGAKGKVTSLVAKKNLMLANRIEEAIKKNESLESLSVDSVKRDIARLRITPQNGKLVRVSNQKNKSRPAFAPAKSAKPSFQSSKSVKPSRASSSKRAPSNASNSRKAPSNASSSRKASFSEKRQTEGRRSSTVKSTPSKLSVVGFRGRASWSNKRESLASS; encoded by the exons ATGGGAGGAGTATCAAGAACTCTACTCACTTTCTCTTTCTCCTCAAACCTCTTCGCCTTATCTCGTCTCCCGGCCGCCAAATGCTTCTCTCTCATCAAACCCACCAGGGTTTTAACAGGGTTTAGGCCTCTTTGCACCGCCACTGCCACAACCACCACCGCCAGCCCCGCCAGCGCGGTTGATTTCGAAGACGAAGAAGTCCAACCCCTGAAGCACTCGTTGCTTCTTGAGAGGCTGCGGCTGAGACACCTCAAGAGTAATGCCAAGCCCCAAGCCAGAACCGGTGGCGGAAATTCAATTGGGGATGCCCAGAGGCAGAGCGATGAGGGGTTGGGGAGGTCCGAGAGTAGGAAGAAGAGGGAAGTTGGGAGTTTTGGGGAGTTGGGTGTGAGCGAGGAGGTCATGGCGGCGGTGCGAGAGATGGGGATTGAGGTTCCCACTGAAATCCAGTGCATTGGGATACCGGCGGTGTTGGAAGGGAAGACTGTGGTCTTAGGTTCACACACTGGCTCCGGCAAGACTCTGGCTTACATGTTGCCTCTTGCCCAG TTGTTGAGAAGGGATGAAGCTGAAAATGGTATTCAAATGAAGCCCAGGCGTCCTAGAGCTGTTGTGCTATGCCCCACAAGGGAGCTGTCTGAGCAG GTTTTTCGTGTTTCCAAGTTTGTAAGTCACCATGCAAGGTTCAGGTCTACTATGGTAAGCGGTGGTGGTCGGTTGAGACCTCAGGAGGATTCATTGAATAACCCAATTGAAATGGTAGTGGGTACCCCTGGAAGGGTTCTCCAACATATTGAGGATGGCAACTTGGTTTATGGTGACATCAAATACTTA GTATTGGATGAGGCAGATACCATGTTTGATCGTGGCTTTGGTCCAGATATACGCAAGTTTCTAGTCCCATTAAAACATCGTGCATCAAAACCTGGAGGGCAAGGGTTCCAAACTGTTTTGGTCTCAGCAACAATGACAAAG GCAGTGCAAAATCTGATCGATGAGGAGTTCCAAGGAATATTACACTTGCGCACATCCTCACTGCATAAGAAGATTGCATCTGCTCGCCATGATTTTGTTAAGATTTCAGGTTCTGAGAACAAGCTGGAATCACTTCTACAG GTTCTGGAGCCAAGCTTAGCAAAGGGAAATAGAGTAATGGTGTTCTGTAACACATTAAGTTCCAGCCGTGCTGTGGATCACTTCCTCAATGAAAACCAGATCTCTACTGTCAATTATCATGGTGAGGTGCCAGCAGAACAAAG GGTTGAGAACCTCAAAAGGTTTAAGAGCAACGATGGAGATTGCCCTACATTGGTCTGCACAGACCTGGCTGCAAGGGGACTGGACTTGGATGTAGACCATGTTATCATgtttgattttcctttgaacTCT ATTGACTACCTTCATCGTACAGGAAGAACCGCTCGTATGGGTGCAAAAG GGAAAGTAACGAGTTTGGTTGCTAAGAAGAACCTTATGTTAGCAAACCGAATTGAGGAAGCAATAAAGAAGAATGAAAGCTTAGAATCTCTCAGCGTAGATAGTGTCAAGAGGGACATTGCCCGCTTGCGAATTACTCCACAGAATGGAAAATTGGTAAGAGTCTCAAATCAGAAAAACAAGAGCAGGCCAGCATTTGCacctgcaaaatctgcaaaaccaTCTTTTCAGTCATCGAAATCAGTAAAGCCTTCCAGAGCAAGCAGCTCCAAAAGAGCTCCTTCCAATGCAAGCAACTCAAGAAAAGCTCCTTCCAATGCAAGCAGCTCGAGAAAAGCATCTTTTAGTGAGAAGAGGCAAACAGAAGGCAGAAGATCCAGTACAGTTAAATCAACACCCTCGAAGTTAAGTGTTGTTGGGTTTAGGGGTCGGGCTTCTTGGTCTAATAAGAGAGAATCGTTGGCGTCAAGCTGA